GGCCACAAGGTGGGGCTATTGGTGCCATGCTTTCTAAGCGTGTGAGAATGGGAGCTTAATTTAAACAGGTACATGTATGGTTTGGTTTCCGAATTTTGTCTTTCACAAATTAATCCACTTATTTACTATCATAGTATGCTCTGGTTCATTACAGCCTTATGGTGAAAAACCTTGATTTCCAAAGAAACTGGTGCATACTGACTATCTGCTGTTACCAACATCACAGTGAAAAAACAACTATGTATCGTCTGGCGTCTCTCGCCAGGAATTGATGGTCCTATAATTTATCAGAGTAAAGAGCAGAAAAGCGTGATTACTGATGTTCTTGTTCGGAACGCCCCCATTAAATATCTGAAACAATGAACTACAAGCCAAAGACATCAACAAGAACAGAGGCACTCACATCTGTGGTGTGTCTGAACACGATGCCTTGGCTATCGTAGTAACTGATGGTtttggttgccatggtgactgTGATGAGAGACCAGTGGAtttctaaatggatgggaaatAGCAGCAGCCACTTGGAGAACAGGTCAACCTAAAATAATCCCACAAATTGACACACATGCAAATTAGATatccaaaagagaaaaaatgcaGATGTCTACTAACTGTCAGATTATTTTGCAATACTTCCAAAAGTTATCATCTACAGGACATAAACGGCTTTTCAGTATTTCTGTTTGGAACCATTCATTTTTACCCACTTTACTTGCACGACTAAACAGTAAGGTGGTTACTGAATTATTAGTCTCGCtgtgccagaccatccacaggCTGcggagcggaggagggtctggctactccgcacagcattccgggatgggagaaaaacatgctctggtttattggcatttctttaaaccaatcacaattgtcacgggcggtgctaagctccagacggagctgctgtaaaatagttgtgcgagagaaaactcacaTTCGACAGATAAGACTAGCTAGCGTTCATCCTTTACTCTGCAAGGATCGGAGGGGCAGCCCCATAGCcatcataaatccaccagactttaaaataccaacaaaacaaaagcgtATGGAACTGGACATTTATGCATCCGGCGGtatttcctgcggcaccggagcaatcccggaagtggaacgtcaaggacgTAGACTACTGGGTGACTGAAGATTTTTACCAACAtacttttaacacacacaaaaatggttGACAGTGAAATCTAGTTTCTTAAAGCAACTAGGCAATGGCTGCTGCCAAGCCCTGACTCTGAGAtgcaaataatacatttaacacattaaacTAGTGATATTAAAGTTCAGCTATTAGCGATACTgacaaaagaatttaaaaaaatggttaaaCTCCAAACTGCTGCATCTTCCTCCTTACTTTTTTAGTCCATCTCTTCACACCATCATAACCCTTGGCAACCAGCTGCTTGTGGAAAAAGCTGTTGAAAAAATGaacctggagaaataacatTACACAGTCAACATTACATGCAccaatttaataaattattaacataatataatataagcATGAGTCTAACAGTCTAAATAGCTCAAGAGTCTCAAACAACAATGTAATACAATTGTAGACTCCTACAGTGAGCCCTTTATATATTTCATAATCCTTTCTATATCATTACAAATTAGCGTTTTAagtgtacaaacacacaatcacttACCTTGTGTTGTGTCGCCTCCATGATGAGTTCTCCATACATGTTGATGATCTGCCATACGGAAAAGTTTCAATGTAAGACTGTGTCAAACTAATCGAAAAATCTTGTCATTATTGATTCAACCATTTAAGTGATTTTGTGTCAGAAAACCAGACAGAGTAAGAAAAGAGTGATAGTGGAAAGAATGCTTTTGTGTAGCTGTACAAGCCTCAATCTGTCTCTACCTGGTCATTGAGCCAGTTCTGTTCCTCCAGCGTACTAAGGTCCTCCAGACCCAGGGTGTGTTTGTTATACGACACCATGAAGCCAGCAATAGGAGCTGAGGCCAGTCCCGCCCTGTACCGATTCATCTCTCTTTTGATGTCCAGGcctctaaaacaaaaaacaaaaggagaaatgCAGTAGAATTATTATTACAAACATTTgaatagagctgggcaatatatcaatgttgtgatatgagactagatattgtcttagagtttggatatcataatgtgacataagtgttgtcttttcctggttgtAAAATGGTTTACTCcattacagtaatgtgatgtcattttctgaacttaccagactgttctagctgttttattattagcctttacccacttagtcattaaatccacattactgatgattatttatcaaaaatttcattgtgtaaatattttgtgaaaggaCTAATAGTCaaaactacaatattgttgcggtatcaatattgaggtattttgtcaaaaatattgtgatatttgattttctccatatcgcccagcacTACATCTGATTTGTTTCTAATACCTTTAAGGACATTTAAAGGATATGACTAGTTCAGATACGGAAAGAGATGCCACAAGcagggctgcacaattgatcaaattttaatcaaGATTTTGGCTTCCAAAAATCAAATTTGCATGATTGAGCGTTATTTAAAATGAGTCATTTGTTCATAGAATGATCCGGgtctttttgcaaagcccatctaccgctccgtaaaccactgtctgattgtgtgccagtcagagttgttccctacAACGCggagcttagtttctagatgtagtcAGTCACAGAGGAATGAGTAACTTGATGAAAagtccacaacagatagcagtcggtcatgcgtcggtcacaaggtttaccagtaaacgcaacgctgtgtcccgtctgtgttgttttgtgtgtgaccagtgcagtgaccagtgctagttagtgtctgttagctcacagggctctaagGTGCGACTAACAATTTTcctaggtcgcaccggtgcacctaacgTTCTTACATCCCCTcgcctctccacaaacaaagcaatgttatttatatcgatatggtttaattttgcgttacattaCCCATTTtattctgtaaagccgtgcctgtgtttgtatCTCTTACTCTCCATACCCGtggctatttatttcaaataattttcatttacatgtgttgcagctgtatgtatgtacaacatacaactgcAACATAAGAGGactgtagcacaatatggatgtgaaagctgttttaaatagcctatgtgacgataaaattagttttggttaaaataaacaaataattgtgataattaatcgtgatcccAAAATTGGTCTAAATAATCTTGATTATCATTGTGGACATAATTGTGCAACCCTAGCCACaagaacaagtgtgtgtgtgtgtgtgtgtgtgtgtgtgtgtgtgtgtgtgtgtgtgtgtgtgtgtgtgtgtgtgtgtgtgtgtgtgtgtgtgtgcgcgtgcgtagACCAACCTATTGCAGAGGTCAGAGTTGCCTTTCTTCTTTAGATATTCCAGGACATCAGTCTCACTGAGAGGAACGAAACTGCCGTACTTCATGTAGAAGCTCTCCAGAAACTCTGAAAGAGGAGATATATGATCTGTTAGCTAAATAACAAACACGTTGTTGTTCAGAAGATGAGAAGTTTTGTTTTCTCCGTTGTTTCTGAATCCATTGCTGACAATCACAGAACTGTCTGTTCAGGTCCGCGTGCTAATACATTCCAAAAAGTTAGATTGCTGTGGATCTGACTCGAGGACTCATAGCTGATATTTGCACACCCTTTGCCACTTGTCACCGAAACAGTTTTTGCTTGCAATTTTTCATTTGCAAACATTAGTGATGCAAACATGCTACCccgcaacaaaaataaaaaactttattttaagaGGATAGAACAATGCGTTCTCTCTTGAAATTATAAAAGAGATATATCCAATTCCCAATTTTTGATCCATGAAACATGTGCAGATGACCAATTTGTTCATGACCATGTGAAAACCTTGGTGAATCAGAGTTCAATTAGATCTGTCCTGAAGGCAAAAATATCTCTTGCCTTTCCGGACTGTTTTTAGTATTATGCGTGATAAACAAGTCCCAACAACACATGAACAGAGTTTGTGCGTATCAGCTTCAAAAATTGTCTTGACTACCAACAATTTCAGGTCTTGTCCAGAATATTCATAtctaattttgaaaaatataaaaatattccATAAAAgttctgtgtgtaaatgtttcatGAAAAAAGCCCCATTTTATGAATGTCATATGACAGAAAAAGCGCTCTCCTCAGCACTTCTTTCAGTCTGTTTGTAACAAGATCAATGATTTACGTTGCTTCATTGCAAAAAACTCAGAATGCATCTTACCATGGATCATTTCAGTAAGCTGCTCCAGGGATTCTTTATTCTGTTGCTCTCCATGCATCTCTTGTCCATTTGTTAGTTCTtccaccccctccctctcccagGTTCCAGGCTGACAGTACAGCCCGTGGTCTCTTAATGCCCAGCTGTGCTGCAGGCGGCACACTGTAATAAAGCCCTGGAATGGAGGAGCCACCAAAGCTGGATGAGACGTTTCCACCTCCATAAGTACGGAGCAGTGGTTTGTTGGTGTGGGGACATTTCCGTTGGATATAGTTACTGGTGTGGACACTGAGTTTGTTCTGTCAGGAGTCTTGTCCACCTGCATCCCAGAGTCCAGGTCCTGGGGAGATCCTGACCTTGAAGCAGGACCCAACTGCTGCGAAACAGACAGTAGTCCATTTGTCATTTCACACTTGATCATGTTACCCTCCTTCGCCTCTTCTTCAGGCTCAGTGTCACTAAGGTTTACCGTGTCTCCATTTACTAATGGAGATTTGACTGAGCTGGGGTCAGTCTTCTCTCCATGGTCCATCTCTGCATCGTTGTTTTGCCCTGGCCTCTGCACAAACAGTAACGGAGCTAGGGAATCACTTTTAGAACTGATGACAACACCACCTACACATCCCCTTTTTATTTCAACTTCTACTTCTGTTTTTGATGAAGACATAGATCCCACCGCTCCCACCCTTCCCCTCCCTTTAACTAGTGGTGCTGCCCTGCCTGCCGTTCCCGACAATATCTTTTCCACAGTCCTGCTATTTCCACCTCCTCTCCCCCCTGACCCTTCTATCAACATGTCTTCCATTTTCGGCGTCTCCCTTTTCTCTGGAGCAACATAGCTTGTGATCGGTCCATCCTGCAGGGAGACTGTGACAGGGCGAGCAACAGGCGATTGTGACTTAATATCAGCCACTAATTCAGTCCTTTGCACCTTCTCATATGTGTCATCTTCATCCTCTGCTTCCTCTGCCGTCTCCTTGgttaaatcaaaacattttaaacctgTCAGCTGGCCATCCACTTTCCTTTTTGTGGTGTCCTTAAAGTCCCTGCTcgtctccctccccctccctctccctcttgcCTTCCCTCTGCCCGAGGTTTGGGTATTGTGTCCTTTACTGTTGGGGCCACAGCAGTCACATGCCTTAGGAGTCCTCTTTCTGCCTGATGTACGGCCATTGAGTAGTGGGTTCTGAGTGGTACTAGGTGTCTGTGGAGAGGACCAGGCTGATGCTGGGCTTGAGTTAGAAGTAAGAGCTTTTTCTGGAGTTACAACAGGGGGAGCTGGATCGGCAGGAGTTGAAGTAAAGGGCTGGGTCAAGTCTGAGTTGGAGGCAAGGTCTGGGGTGAGGAGATTGGTTTGCGTTAGGTCCTGATCTGTAGCATCTTCAGAGGGAGGCACTAGAGGGGGAGCTGCTTTTGCAGCAACAGTTAAATGAGGTGATGCTGATGATGTTGTTTTCATTGGGGATGCAGCGCCGCTGTGAACCATGACGTCCTCCTTTGGCTCTTCAACCCCATCCCCAACACATCCCTCCCCACAGTCCTCTGCTCTCCTTCCCTTTGGTCCTGTGAATTTCAGGTGTTGAGATTTGTTCCTTCCTTGGTTGTTATGCTGAAGCTTCCCTTCGGGTATTCTTCACTAAAGTTCTTTTCctgtgtagaaaaaaaagttggtcCCACCATAGAGGTCATTGACTAGACAGCTCCACCATGGTCTCCTAATTAGAACAAGTGGAACAGAGGAAGAATAGGGAGAGAGAATCAGAGCCAATGAAAGATATGTTTGCAAGCGCCTCACATACATAAATTGTGGTTTAAATGTGAATGggtcattatttaaaaaattaaataaaaaaaacatattttccataTTCAGCGGAAAACCATGTTCATTTAGCATTACTGTTTGAGACAATTGCAAAAATGAAGTAGCAACTACAGTGACGTTATCATCAAATAACACTGTTCAGAGATACTGTATGTGGTTCATTTGTTTGAGTTTCCAACTAACCGCGCAAAAGATTTCCCGACTACACAAGTCGTCAACTGACATTTTGTGCATTTAGTAACGTTATTTTCAAAGAGGTGTTATTTCGTTCGGAAGCTAAACTCGCCGTTAGCTGACGTTAGCAACATAGCAGCGACAATTGTTGAGCTAATAATAATCAGTGCATATGCGGATAAATTAGCCATTAGCAGCTTCGCTTGTCGTCTCTAACCTATTTTCCAGCGTTTGCTAAAATTCCCACAGTCAATTAAGTTTTGgggtttaataaaaacaaacgttACGTTAGCTCAGGTGACGTTGATGGCATTGGGCACCAGGCTGCTggagcatgcacacacatcatttaAGAATATAACGTGCCATCCAATAATTTAACTAAGTCAAGCTAAAGTAATTGCATTTTACAAAGTTTTGCATAAGTTATTCAATCCCTGAAGGCTATCTAAGCTAAGTAAGCTAGCTGTAGCCAAAACATAGGCGAAAACACAAAGAAGCGACCACACATTTCCTCCATTGTCAGTAGGAAGTTGGAGGTGCCTAAAGACAGAAGAGGAGCTGCGAATTAGTATCTGACGTTATATAGGTTATAAACCAAAAGCAtgacaaaaagagaggaagaaagtcATCAGCATACACCACCTTGTCTACGACATAACAGTTCCGTCTGGTCTGACCACGATTTGAATAAACAATTCAAGCTGTCGTCGCTTATTGATTGCGTCAGGACGTCGGTCTCATCTTCGGTTGTGTCCGGATCGTTCCGAAGGCTTTCGGCGCTTTCTCGAAGTAACCTTCAAGTTCCTTCTTCTTGTACGCTGCAATGGCGGATCGCTGCCCTCtactatttgtttgtttaatgtgtatttttaacagttatttatCCTTTGTTATACAATCCTATAACCTTCAAATTCCGCTTCCGGTCTTTCATTTAACCTTCTTACTTCGATTATTTAGGCATAAAATATCGCAGTGACgttttctgtttaaatgttgCAATAGCAAAAAAGGATCATGTTAGATTAAGGGAAAAGAATGgcaaaatatgattttaaatataatacCAAATATGATACAAAGTGTTATTATAATTTCTAACCAAGAAATTGCTGACACGACACACAATGTATCTTGATAATCTTTAATTACAAAACACTTAAacaggaaaacaataaataaaactaaagatCAAAAAGTAAACGAATGTAACGAAAGTACATAATTATTAACGGTAAAATGTCACAGAGGTTGCATAGAGAGAATTACCATTATAAATAGGCCTACTGGTTGCTTGACACCAAAGATACCTTTTCAAAGtaataccatgacttttgtaAAACAAAGGCATCTACTACAGGTAtatatttactttgtaaaaattACACATATTATTGTTTAGTGAAAGAGATGTACCAcgtggaggatggtctggccaAGTGAGACAGGTGTACCTTAACGCAAAGTAATGCTGCACAAGGCACAAATATGTCATACAAGCAAATTCAGACCAATTTGACTGAAGATTGAGCTTTGTAACATATgcatacaatattaaaatatatttgagctTAATTCAAGGTTTTAGCTCACCAACTCAAAAAAAATGTAGCAGATTCTGCATGAAAATAAACAGTCAGTCCGTTGCCATACATTTCTATTTGTACACAAGGTCAGTGCTATATCATTCTCTACTTGCACGATCAAAAACAACAGGCATAATAAGTCTCTTTACAAGTGTCATTTGGCTCAAGTGATGTGAGATGCTTAGAAATTACCCGATGAGTCCCATCTAAAACACCAAACATGTTCAGATGCAGCCATGCAAGGAGTCTGACTTTTCACATACATGTCCTGCATTGCTGCGGCGCTGTGGCACTAATGCCAAGTGGAGTCATTTGGAAAATgcttttaatacaaaaatagaaaaaatatgGTTAAAGGATACGCGTTTCTAGACT
This sequence is a window from Etheostoma cragini isolate CJK2018 chromosome 9, CSU_Ecrag_1.0, whole genome shotgun sequence. Protein-coding genes within it:
- the LOC117950597 gene encoding uncharacterized protein LOC117950597 isoform X3, which encodes MVHSGAASPMKTTSSASPHLTVAAKAAPPLVPPSEDATDQDLTQTNLLTPDLASNSDLTQPFTSTPADPAPPVVTPEKALTSNSSPASAWSSPQTPSTTQNPLLNGRTSGRKRTPKACDCCGPNSKGHNTQTSGRGKARGRGRGRETSRDFKDTTKRKVDGQLTGLKCFDLTKETAEEAEDEDDTYEKVQRTELVADIKSQSPVARPVTVSLQDGPITSYVAPEKRETPKMEDMLIEGSGGRGGGNSRTVEKILSGTAGRAAPLVKGRGRVGAVGSMSSSKTEVEVEIKRGCVGGVVISSKSDSLAPLLFVQRPGQNNDAEMDHGEKTDPSSVKSPLVNGDTVNLSDTEPEEEAKEGNMIKCEMTNGLLSVSQQLGPASRSGSPQDLDSGMQVDKTPDRTNSVSTPVTISNGNVPTPTNHCSVLMEVETSHPALVAPPFQGFITVCRLQHSWALRDHGLYCQPGTWEREGVEELTNGQEMHGEQQNKESLEQLTEMIHEFLESFYMKYGSFVPLSETDVLEYLKKKGNSDLCNSFRGLDIKREMNRYRAGLASAPIAGFMVSYNKHTLGLEDLSTLEEQNWLNDQIINMYGELIMEATQHKVHFFNSFFHKQLVAKGYDGVKRWTKKVDLFSKWLLLFPIHLEIHWSLITVTMATKTISYYDSQGIVFRHTTDDHQFLARDARRYIVVFSL
- the LOC117950597 gene encoding sentrin-specific protease 1-like isoform X1 — its product is MVHSGAASPMKTTSSASPHLTVAAKAAPPLVPPSEDATDQDLTQTNLLTPDLASNSDLTQPFTSTPADPAPPVVTPEKALTSNSSPASAWSSPQTPSTTQNPLLNGRTSGRKRTPKACDCCGPNSKGHNTQTSGRGKARGRGRGRETSRDFKDTTKRKVDGQLTGLKCFDLTKETAEEAEDEDDTYEKVQRTELVADIKSQSPVARPVTVSLQDGPITSYVAPEKRETPKMEDMLIEGSGGRGGGNSRTVEKILSGTAGRAAPLVKGRGRVGAVGSMSSSKTEVEVEIKRGCVGGVVISSKSDSLAPLLFVQRPGQNNDAEMDHGEKTDPSSVKSPLVNGDTVNLSDTEPEEEAKEGNMIKCEMTNGLLSVSQQLGPASRSGSPQDLDSGMQVDKTPDRTNSVSTPVTISNGNVPTPTNHCSVLMEVETSHPALVAPPFQGFITVCRLQHSWALRDHGLYCQPGTWEREGVEELTNGQEMHGEQQNKESLEQLTEMIHEFLESFYMKYGSFVPLSETDVLEYLKKKGNSDLCNSFRGLDIKREMNRYRAGLASAPIAGFMVSYNKHTLGLEDLSTLEEQNWLNDQIINMYGELIMEATQHKVHFFNSFFHKQLVAKGYDGVKRWTKKVDLFSKWLLLFPIHLEIHWSLITVTMATKTISYYDSQGIVFRHTTDNIMKYLQSEAREKQQTAFQKGWKITIIKGIPQQKNDSDCGVFVLEYCRCLSVKQPLLFSQEDMPCIRKRIHKELCDCRLNI
- the LOC117950597 gene encoding uncharacterized protein LOC117950597 isoform X2 codes for the protein MVHSGAASPMKTTSSASPHLTVAAKAAPPLVPPSEDATDQDLTQTNLLTPDLASNSDLTQPFTSTPADPAPPVVTPEKALTSNSSPASAWSSPQTPSTTQNPLLNGRTSGRKRTPKACDCCGPNSKGHNTQTSGRGKARGRGRGRETSRDFKDTTKRKVDGQLTGLKCFDLTKETAEEAEDEDDTYEKVQRTELVADIKSQSPVARPVTVSLQDGPITSYVAPEKRETPKMEDMLIEGSGGRGGGNSRTVEKILSGTAGRAAPLVKGRGRVGAVGSMSSSKTEVEVEIKRGCVGGVVISSKSDSLAPLLFVQRPGQNNDAEMDHGEKTDPSSVKSPLVNGDTVNLSDTEPEEEAKEGNMIKCEMTNGLLSVSQQLGPASRSGSPQDLDSGMQVDKTPDRTNSVSTPVTISNGNVPTPTNHCSVLMEVETSHPALVAPPFQGFITVCRLQHSWALRDHGLYCQPGTWEREGVEELTNGQEMHGEQQNKESLEQLTEMIHEFLESFYMKYGSFVPLSETDVLEYLKKKGNSDLCNRGLDIKREMNRYRAGLASAPIAGFMVSYNKHTLGLEDLSTLEEQNWLNDQIINMYGELIMEATQHKVHFFNSFFHKQLVAKGYDGVKRWTKKVDLFSKWLLLFPIHLEIHWSLITVTMATKTISYYDSQGIVFRHTTDNIMKYLQSEAREKQQTAFQKGWKITIIKGIPQQKNDSDCGVFVLEYCRCLSVKQPLLFSQEDMPCIRKRIHKELCDCRLNI